One window of the Camarhynchus parvulus chromosome 2, STF_HiC, whole genome shotgun sequence genome contains the following:
- the DNAJB6 gene encoding dnaJ homolog subfamily B member 6 isoform X2: MVDYYEVLGVQKHASAEDIKKAYRKLALKWHPDKNPDNKDEAERQFKQVAEAYEVLSDAKKRDIYDRYGKEGLINGGGGGNHHDNPFDFGFTFRNPDDVFREFFGGRDPFSFDFLEDPFEDFFGGRRGQRGSRSRGGGGSFFSAFGGFPAFGSAFSPFDAGFTSFGSLGHGGLSSSFSSTSFGGSGMGNFKSVSTSTKIVNGRKITTKRIVENGHERVEVEEDGQLRSLTINGEADEEAFAEECRRRGQHALPSQPSNLRLLKPHKPGSSPRFAHYSSDELEEQDKSRVMSGFEAPIYLSGYKEGSKRRKQKQREELKKKKSTKASY; encoded by the exons ATGGTGGATTATTATGAAGTTCTGGGAGTGCAGAAGCATGCCTCAGCAGAGGATATCAAAAAAGC GTACCGTAAATTGGCACTAAAATGGCACCCTGATAAAAATCCAGACAATAAGGATGAGGCGGAACGGCAATTTAAGCAAGTAGCGGAGGCCTACGAAGTCCTGTCAGATG CTAAAAAACGTGACATCTATGACAGATACGGAAAAGAAGGCCTAATAAATGGAGGTGGAG gtGGAAATCATCATGATAATCCATTTGATTTTGGATTTACATTCCGCAACCCAGATGATGTCTTCAGGGAGTTTTTTGGTGGAAGGGACCCCTTTTCATTTGACTTCTTGG AAGACCCTTTTGAGGACTTCTTCGGTGGCAGGCGGGGTCAAAGgggaagcagaagcagaggtgGTGGTGGAtcatttttctctgcctttggtGGATTCCCTGCTTTTGGAAGTGCTTTCTCTCCATTTGATGCAG GTTTTACTTCGTTTGGCTCCCTGGGACATGGAGGCCTTAGTTCATCATTCTCCTCTACGTCATTTGGTGGCAGTGGAATGGGAAACTTCAAATCAGTATCAACCTCAACTAAAATAGTTAATGGCAGAAAAATTACTACAAAGAG GATTGTTGAGAATGGACATGAGAGAGTAGAAGTTGAAGAAGATGGCCAGTTAAGGTCACTAACAATAAATG GGGAGGCAGATGAAGAAGCCTTTGCCGAGGAGTGCAGACGGAGAGGACAACACGcgctgccctcccagcccagcaacCTCCGCCTGCTGAAGCCCCACAAGCCTGGCAGCTCCCCCCGCTTTGCACATTACAGTAGTGATGAGCTGGAAGAACAAGACAAGAGCCGGGTTATGAGCGGCTTCGAGGCCCCTATTTATTTATCAG
- the DNAJB6 gene encoding dnaJ homolog subfamily B member 6 isoform X1, which translates to MVDYYEVLGVQKHASAEDIKKAYRKLALKWHPDKNPDNKDEAERQFKQVAEAYEVLSDAKKRDIYDRYGKEGLINGGGGGNHHDNPFDFGFTFRNPDDVFREFFGGRDPFSFDFLEDPFEDFFGGRRGQRGSRSRGGGGSFFSAFGGFPAFGSAFSPFDAGFTSFGSLGHGGLSSSFSSTSFGGSGMGNFKSVSTSTKIVNGRKITTKRIVENGHERVEVEEDGQLRSLTINGEADEEAFAEECRRRGQHALPSQPSNLRLLKPHKPGSSPRFAHYSSDELEEQDKSRVMSGFEAPIYLSGVHKHVGEKGAEKDPSHSQKPKAKSHAKSWCCVLT; encoded by the exons ATGGTGGATTATTATGAAGTTCTGGGAGTGCAGAAGCATGCCTCAGCAGAGGATATCAAAAAAGC GTACCGTAAATTGGCACTAAAATGGCACCCTGATAAAAATCCAGACAATAAGGATGAGGCGGAACGGCAATTTAAGCAAGTAGCGGAGGCCTACGAAGTCCTGTCAGATG CTAAAAAACGTGACATCTATGACAGATACGGAAAAGAAGGCCTAATAAATGGAGGTGGAG gtGGAAATCATCATGATAATCCATTTGATTTTGGATTTACATTCCGCAACCCAGATGATGTCTTCAGGGAGTTTTTTGGTGGAAGGGACCCCTTTTCATTTGACTTCTTGG AAGACCCTTTTGAGGACTTCTTCGGTGGCAGGCGGGGTCAAAGgggaagcagaagcagaggtgGTGGTGGAtcatttttctctgcctttggtGGATTCCCTGCTTTTGGAAGTGCTTTCTCTCCATTTGATGCAG GTTTTACTTCGTTTGGCTCCCTGGGACATGGAGGCCTTAGTTCATCATTCTCCTCTACGTCATTTGGTGGCAGTGGAATGGGAAACTTCAAATCAGTATCAACCTCAACTAAAATAGTTAATGGCAGAAAAATTACTACAAAGAG GATTGTTGAGAATGGACATGAGAGAGTAGAAGTTGAAGAAGATGGCCAGTTAAGGTCACTAACAATAAATG GGGAGGCAGATGAAGAAGCCTTTGCCGAGGAGTGCAGACGGAGAGGACAACACGcgctgccctcccagcccagcaacCTCCGCCTGCTGAAGCCCCACAAGCCTGGCAGCTCCCCCCGCTTTGCACATTACAGTAGTGATGAGCTGGAAGAACAAGACAAGAGCCGGGTTATGAGCGGCTTCGAGGCCCCTATTTATTTATCAGGTGTGCACAAGCATGTTGGTGAGAAAGGTGCAGAGAAGGACCCATCACATAGTCAAAAGCCAAAGGCAAAAAGCCATGCAAAAAGTTGGTGCTGTGTGTTGACTTAA